In Stegostoma tigrinum isolate sSteTig4 chromosome 7, sSteTig4.hap1, whole genome shotgun sequence, one genomic interval encodes:
- the nr4a2a gene encoding nuclear receptor subfamily 4 group A member 2a isoform X1 has product MPCVQAQYGSSPQGASPASQSYSYHSGEYSSDFLTPEFVKFSMDLTNTEITATTSLPSFSTFMENYSTSYDVKPPCLYQMPLSNQQSAIKVEDIQMHGYHQQNHLQHPPEEMMHSGSMYYKPSPPPTPTTPGFQVQHSPLWDDPSSLHSFSQNYVATTHMIDQRKTPVSRLSLFSFKQSPPSTPVSSCQMRFDNPLHISMNPETGGSHHVVDSQNFAVPNPIRKQASVGFPGLQIGHGSQLMDSQVPSPPSRNSPSNEGLCAVCGDNAACQHYGVRTCEGCKGFFKRTVQKNAKYVCLANKNCPVDKRRRNRCQYCRFQKCLVVGMVKEVVRTDSLKGRRGRLPSKPKSPQEPSPPSPPVSLITALVRAHVDSNPAMSNLDYSRFQSNPEYQLSGGDTEHIQQFYDLLTGSMEIIRGWAEKIPGYADLPKEDQELLFESAFLELFVLRLAYRSNPVDGKLIFCNGVVLHRLQCVRGFGEWIDSIIEFSSNLHSMNIEISAFSCIAALAMITERHGLKEPKKVEELQNKIVNCLKDHVTFNGGNLNRPNYLSRLLGKLPELRTLCTQGLQRIFYLKLEDLVPPPTIIDKLFLDTLPF; this is encoded by the exons ATGCCCTGTGTTCAAGCTCAGTATGGGTCATCGCCACAAGGAGCCAGTCCTGCCTCTCAGAGCTACAGCTACCACAGTGGGGAATACAGCTCTGACTTCTTAACGCCAGAGTTTGTCAAATTCAGCATGGATCTCACCAACACTGAAATCACTGCAACCACATCGCTACCAAGCTTCAGCACCTTCATGGAGAATTACAGCACCAGTTACGACGTGAAACCCCCTTGCTTGTACCAGATGCCACTGTCCAACCAGCAGTCCGCCATCAAGGTTGAAGATATCCAGATGCATGGCTATCATCAACAGAATCACCTGCAGCATCCACCAGAGGAGATGATGCATTCTGGTTCCATGTATTACAAGCCATCTCCACCCCCTACCCCAACAACGCCAGGTTTCCAAGTCCAGCACAGCCCATTGTGGGATGACCCCAGTTCTCTTCACAGCTTTTCCCAAAACTATGTAGCCACCACTCATATGATAGATCAGCGAAAAACCCCTGTCTCAAGACTATCCCTTTTCTCTTTCAAGCAGTCGCCCCCCAGTACCCCAGTATCCAGCTGTCAAATGAGATTTGATAATCCTCTGCATATCTCCATGAACCCTGAGACGGGAGGTAGTCATCACGTAGTGGACAGTCAGAACTTCGCTGTTCCAAATCCTATCAGAAAACAGGCATCCGTGGGATTCCCTGGTCTCCAAATTGGTCACGGGTCTCAACTGATGGACAGCCAGGTACCATCACCTCCATCTCGAAACTCTCCATCAAATGAAGGCCTTTGCGCAGTTTGCGGGGATAACGCTGCCTGCCAGCACTATGGGGTCCGCACGTGCGAGGGCTGCAAAGGCTTTTTCAAG CGTACGGTGCAGAAAAACGCTAAGTACGTCTGTTTGGCGAATAAGAACTGTCCAGTTGATAAACGCCGCCGGAACAGGTGTCAGTATTGTCGCTTTCAGAAGTGCCTTGTCGTTGGCATGGTGAAGGAAG TTGTTCGCACAGATAGCCTGAAGGGTCGCAGGGGACGTCTCCCATCCAAGCCCAAGAGCCCCCAGGAGCCGTCTCCCCCTTCTCCTCCAGTCAGCCTCATCACAGCCCTGGTCAGAGCGCACGTCGACTCCAACCCTGCCATGTCCAACCTCGATTACTCCAGG TTCCAGTCCAATCCCGAGTACCAGCTGAGCGGCGGCGATACAGAACACATCCAGCAGTTTTATGACCTTCTGACAGGATCTATGGAAATCATCCGCGGGTGGGCAGAAAAGATCCCAGGCTATGCTGACCTTCCAAAAGAGGACCAGGAGCTGCTCTTTGAGTCGGCTTTTCTGGAGCTGTTCGTCCTGAGGCTGGCCTACCG GTCTAACCCGGTTGACGGCAAGCTAATATTTTGCAATGGAGTGGTACTGCACAGGCTGCAGTGCGTCCGTGGCTTTGGGGAGTGGATAGATTCAATCATTGAATTCTCCTCCAATCTCCACAGTATGAACATTGAGATTTCGGCCTTCTCCTGCATTGCTGCACTAGCCATGATAACAG AGCGACACGGGCTGAAGGAACCCAAGAAAGTGGAAgaacttcaaaataaaattgtaaaCTGCCTCAAAGACCATGTGACTTTCAACGGCGGAAACTTAAATCGCCCAAACTATTTGTCCAGACTTTTGGGGAAATTGCCCGAACTCCGCACGCTCTGCACACAAGGTCTTCAGCGCATCTTCTACCTAAAGCTCGAAGACCTGGTCCCACCCCCAACAATAATTGATAAGCTCTTCCTAGACACACTACCCTTTTGA
- the nr4a2a gene encoding nuclear receptor subfamily 4 group A member 2a isoform X2: MDLTNTEITATTSLPSFSTFMENYSTSYDVKPPCLYQMPLSNQQSAIKVEDIQMHGYHQQNHLQHPPEEMMHSGSMYYKPSPPPTPTTPGFQVQHSPLWDDPSSLHSFSQNYVATTHMIDQRKTPVSRLSLFSFKQSPPSTPVSSCQMRFDNPLHISMNPETGGSHHVVDSQNFAVPNPIRKQASVGFPGLQIGHGSQLMDSQVPSPPSRNSPSNEGLCAVCGDNAACQHYGVRTCEGCKGFFKRTVQKNAKYVCLANKNCPVDKRRRNRCQYCRFQKCLVVGMVKEVVRTDSLKGRRGRLPSKPKSPQEPSPPSPPVSLITALVRAHVDSNPAMSNLDYSRFQSNPEYQLSGGDTEHIQQFYDLLTGSMEIIRGWAEKIPGYADLPKEDQELLFESAFLELFVLRLAYRSNPVDGKLIFCNGVVLHRLQCVRGFGEWIDSIIEFSSNLHSMNIEISAFSCIAALAMITERHGLKEPKKVEELQNKIVNCLKDHVTFNGGNLNRPNYLSRLLGKLPELRTLCTQGLQRIFYLKLEDLVPPPTIIDKLFLDTLPF; encoded by the exons ATGGATCTCACCAACACTGAAATCACTGCAACCACATCGCTACCAAGCTTCAGCACCTTCATGGAGAATTACAGCACCAGTTACGACGTGAAACCCCCTTGCTTGTACCAGATGCCACTGTCCAACCAGCAGTCCGCCATCAAGGTTGAAGATATCCAGATGCATGGCTATCATCAACAGAATCACCTGCAGCATCCACCAGAGGAGATGATGCATTCTGGTTCCATGTATTACAAGCCATCTCCACCCCCTACCCCAACAACGCCAGGTTTCCAAGTCCAGCACAGCCCATTGTGGGATGACCCCAGTTCTCTTCACAGCTTTTCCCAAAACTATGTAGCCACCACTCATATGATAGATCAGCGAAAAACCCCTGTCTCAAGACTATCCCTTTTCTCTTTCAAGCAGTCGCCCCCCAGTACCCCAGTATCCAGCTGTCAAATGAGATTTGATAATCCTCTGCATATCTCCATGAACCCTGAGACGGGAGGTAGTCATCACGTAGTGGACAGTCAGAACTTCGCTGTTCCAAATCCTATCAGAAAACAGGCATCCGTGGGATTCCCTGGTCTCCAAATTGGTCACGGGTCTCAACTGATGGACAGCCAGGTACCATCACCTCCATCTCGAAACTCTCCATCAAATGAAGGCCTTTGCGCAGTTTGCGGGGATAACGCTGCCTGCCAGCACTATGGGGTCCGCACGTGCGAGGGCTGCAAAGGCTTTTTCAAG CGTACGGTGCAGAAAAACGCTAAGTACGTCTGTTTGGCGAATAAGAACTGTCCAGTTGATAAACGCCGCCGGAACAGGTGTCAGTATTGTCGCTTTCAGAAGTGCCTTGTCGTTGGCATGGTGAAGGAAG TTGTTCGCACAGATAGCCTGAAGGGTCGCAGGGGACGTCTCCCATCCAAGCCCAAGAGCCCCCAGGAGCCGTCTCCCCCTTCTCCTCCAGTCAGCCTCATCACAGCCCTGGTCAGAGCGCACGTCGACTCCAACCCTGCCATGTCCAACCTCGATTACTCCAGG TTCCAGTCCAATCCCGAGTACCAGCTGAGCGGCGGCGATACAGAACACATCCAGCAGTTTTATGACCTTCTGACAGGATCTATGGAAATCATCCGCGGGTGGGCAGAAAAGATCCCAGGCTATGCTGACCTTCCAAAAGAGGACCAGGAGCTGCTCTTTGAGTCGGCTTTTCTGGAGCTGTTCGTCCTGAGGCTGGCCTACCG GTCTAACCCGGTTGACGGCAAGCTAATATTTTGCAATGGAGTGGTACTGCACAGGCTGCAGTGCGTCCGTGGCTTTGGGGAGTGGATAGATTCAATCATTGAATTCTCCTCCAATCTCCACAGTATGAACATTGAGATTTCGGCCTTCTCCTGCATTGCTGCACTAGCCATGATAACAG AGCGACACGGGCTGAAGGAACCCAAGAAAGTGGAAgaacttcaaaataaaattgtaaaCTGCCTCAAAGACCATGTGACTTTCAACGGCGGAAACTTAAATCGCCCAAACTATTTGTCCAGACTTTTGGGGAAATTGCCCGAACTCCGCACGCTCTGCACACAAGGTCTTCAGCGCATCTTCTACCTAAAGCTCGAAGACCTGGTCCCACCCCCAACAATAATTGATAAGCTCTTCCTAGACACACTACCCTTTTGA